From one Streptomyces sp. N50 genomic stretch:
- a CDS encoding DUF397 domain-containing protein encodes MTTTDDKVYNGMPASNLGEQGWECPWSGPNGGQCVETKQLADGRVALRQSTDPAGPALIYTPQEMAAFVDGVKRGLADHLMAG; translated from the coding sequence ATGACCACCACGGACGACAAGGTCTACAACGGGATGCCCGCGTCGAACCTCGGCGAGCAGGGCTGGGAATGCCCCTGGAGCGGTCCCAACGGAGGTCAGTGCGTGGAGACCAAGCAACTGGCCGACGGGCGCGTCGCGTTGCGCCAGTCGACCGATCCCGCCGGACCCGCTCTGATCTACACGCCCCAGGAGATGGCCGCGTTCGTCGACGGGGTCAAGCGGGGCCTGGCCGACCATCTGATGGCAGGCTGA